GACGGCGGCCAGACCACCCGCACCGGCGCCGTGGCGCGCGCCGCCGCGGCCCAGGCCGGCGCAACCGTCCCCGTGGGCCAGACGCCGCCCGCCCCGCAGGCGCCGGCTGCCCAGGCGCAGCCTGTGGCCGCCCCCGGGCGGCGCGAGGCGCTGCAGCAGGACCTCATGGCGCTGGGTCGCTCGCTGGGCGATGGCCCGGCACCGGCAGGGGCCGGCGGCCTGCAGGCCGCAGCGGCCGCGGCTGGAGGATCAGGCGTCGGCGGCCGTGCGGGCAGCGACGGCGTGCAGGGCCCTGGCGGCGGCGGCGCCGAGGCGCCGCGCGACACGGCGGAGCTGGCCGCCCCGGCCCCGGCCGACGGCGCCCAGCAGCCCGGCGCGGGCGACGCACAGGATCAGCTGGCCGAGCGCGTGGCTTACTGGGTGCATCAGCAGACCCAGAGCGCCGCGCTGACGCTGGACCACGAGGGCCAGGCGGTGCAGGTGCAGGTCTCGCTCACCGGCGACCAGGCGCACATTGCCTTCACCAGCGACGAGGCCCAGGCCCGCCAGGCGCTGGACGCCGGCACCGCCGAGCTGCGGGCGCTGCTGCAGGAGCAGGGCCTGCAGCTGGCGGGCGTGACGGTGGGCGCCGGCGGCTCGGGCAATGGCCGCCAGCCGGGCGGCGAGCCCCGGGATGAGCGCGGCGGCGCCCGCCAGGGCACGGCGCGCGTGCAGGCCGCCAATGGGTCTGCCGGCGTGCCCCGCAGCCAGGGCGCGGCGCGCTCGCAGCGCTCGGTGGACATCTTCGTGTAGAGGGTGGCCAAGCGCCCGAAAGGGCGCCGTTTCCGGCCGCTATTCTGGCTATCATGGACCGGGCCGCGGCCCAATAATCGCTCCATCTGCAGATGCCGCGCCCGCCGGGTGCTGCGCTGCCCACCCTTTCCGTTTGCGCGTTTGCAGCGCCAGAAAGCCCCGTTGTGTCCGAGACCGCCCCTGCACCCGCCAAGAGCAAGAAACTGATCATCATCCTCGCGGCCGTGGTCCTGCTGCTGGTGGTGGGCGGCGGCGCTGCCTGGGCGGTGCTGTCCAAGCGCGGTGGCGGCGAGGACGAGGAGGGCGCCGAGCGCCCGGCGCGCGCCGCCCAGGCCAGCGCCCCCAAGACCCCGCCCACCTACCTGCCCATGGACAACATGGTGGTCAACCTGGCCGACCCCGGCGGCGACCGCTTCGCGCAGATCGGCATCACGCTGGAGCTGGCCGATGCCAAGACGGCCGAGCAGGTCAAGTCCTACATGCCCAGCATCCGCAGCGGCATCCTGCTGCTGGTGTCGCAGCGCACCACCGACGACCTGCTGACCCGCGAGGGCAAGGAAAAGCTGGCGGTGGACGTGCGCCGCGAGGTCTCGCGCCCGCTGGGCTACACGGTGGCCAAACCCCGCAAGGCGCGCGCCAGCCGCGACGAAGAGGATGAGGACGAGGACGAGCCACCGCGCCGCCGGGCGGACGACAACCCGGTGCGCCAGGTGCTGTTTTCCAGCTTCATCATCCAGTGACCGGAGAGACCAGCCATGAGTGATTCCTTTCTGTCGCAGGAAGAGGTCGATGCCCTGCTCGAGGGCGTCACCGGCGAGAGCCAAAAGACCGTCAAGGAAGAGATCGAGGCGGGCGCCGTCCGCGACTACGACATCTCCAGCCAGGAGCGCATCGTGCGCGGGCGCATGCCCACCATGGAGATCGTCAACGAGCGCTTTGCCCGCAACTTCCGCATCGGCCTGTTCAACCTGATCCGCCGCAGCCCCGAGATCTCGGTGGGTACGGTCTCGGTGCAGCGCTACAACGCCTTTTTGCGCGAGCTGGCGGTGCCCACCAACTTCAACATCGTGGCGATTCGCCCGCTGCGCGGCAGCGGCCTGATCGTGTGCGAGCCCTCGCTGGTGTTCGGCGTGATCGACACGCTGTACGGCGGCGCCGGCAAGTTCCAGACGCGTATCGAAGGGCGCGACTTTTCCGCCACCGAGCAGCGCGTGATCAACCGCCTGGTGGAAGTCATCTGCCAGGAGTACAAGAAGGCCTGGCAGGGCATCTATCCGCTGGAGCTGGCCTACCAGCGCTCGGAGATGCAGCCGCAGTTCGCCAACATCGCTACGCCCAGCGAGATCGTCGTGTCCACGGCCTTTCAGCTGGAGATCGGCGACCTGTCCGGCGCCATCCACATCTGCATGCCCTACGCCACGCTGGAGCCGATCCGCGACGTGCTGTACTCCAGCGTGCAGGGCGACGCCATCGAGGTGGACCGGCGCTGGGTCAAGGTGCTGACGCGCGAGATCCAGGCGGCCGAGGTGACGCTGGTGGCCGAGCTGGCCCGCGCCGACGCCACGGTCGAGCAGCTGCTGGCCATGAAGCCGGGCGACTTCATCGAACTCGACCGCGAGCCGCGCATCCGCGCCTCCATCGGCGGGGTGCCGGTGTTCGAGTGCCAATACGGCACGCACAACGCCAAATACGCGATCCGTATCGAAGAATGCCTGCGCAATGCAGACGCCGGCTGGATGGGAGAAAAGAATGTCAACTGACGACCCAAGCGATCTGCCTGCGGAGGGCGGCGCGGACGATCCCTTTGCCGGCTGGGCGGAGGCGCTGGAAGAGCAAAAGAGCGCCGACGCCACCACCACCGTGCTGGATGCCGAGCAGGGCGGCCCGCTCACGGGCGAGGCCGTGCGCCCGTCTGCCGCGGCCGGCGACCCGGCGGTGCACGACATCAACATGGTGCTGGACATTCCGGTGCAGCTGTCGGTGGAGCTGGGCCGCACCAAGGTGCCCATCAAGTACATCCTGCAGCTGGCCCAGGGCTCGGTGGTCGAGCTGGACGCACTGGCCGGCGAGCCGATGGACGTGCTGGTCAACGGCTACCTCATCGCCCAGGGCGAGGTGGTGGTGGTCAACGACAAGTTCGGCATCCGCCTGACCGACGTGGTCACGCCCTCCGAGCGGCTGCGCCGCGTCAGCCGGGGCTGAACGCGCATGAACGCGGGTGCAGGCATGGGCATGACGCAGACGCTGCTGGTCGTGGTGCTGTTCGTGGCGGCGCTGTCGGCGCTGCCCT
The DNA window shown above is from Pulveribacter suum and carries:
- a CDS encoding flagellar hook-length control protein FliK; the encoded protein is MEQTGINRSTPAQEVRATRGAKAGAADASAAPADGFALLLASLGEEGEGLALDAAPWSASAQDDAAAQAALPGQSLQQPDGMTMAALLAGLQPGGAPLPQDAGAQALQTKPLQLAPGAAAALSEQIGLGLQRPGHDTLVGETALLDGAADTPVLPGPAVGLRAALARSARAGVAADIDGGQTTRTGAVARAAAAQAGATVPVGQTPPAPQAPAAQAQPVAAPGRREALQQDLMALGRSLGDGPAPAGAGGLQAAAAAAGGSGVGGRAGSDGVQGPGGGGAEAPRDTAELAAPAPADGAQQPGAGDAQDQLAERVAYWVHQQTQSAALTLDHEGQAVQVQVSLTGDQAHIAFTSDEAQARQALDAGTAELRALLQEQGLQLAGVTVGAGGSGNGRQPGGEPRDERGGARQGTARVQAANGSAGVPRSQGAARSQRSVDIFV
- a CDS encoding flagellar basal body-associated FliL family protein, with the protein product MSETAPAPAKSKKLIIILAAVVLLLVVGGGAAWAVLSKRGGGEDEEGAERPARAAQASAPKTPPTYLPMDNMVVNLADPGGDRFAQIGITLELADAKTAEQVKSYMPSIRSGILLLVSQRTTDDLLTREGKEKLAVDVRREVSRPLGYTVAKPRKARASRDEEDEDEDEPPRRRADDNPVRQVLFSSFIIQ
- the fliM gene encoding flagellar motor switch protein FliM, with product MSDSFLSQEEVDALLEGVTGESQKTVKEEIEAGAVRDYDISSQERIVRGRMPTMEIVNERFARNFRIGLFNLIRRSPEISVGTVSVQRYNAFLRELAVPTNFNIVAIRPLRGSGLIVCEPSLVFGVIDTLYGGAGKFQTRIEGRDFSATEQRVINRLVEVICQEYKKAWQGIYPLELAYQRSEMQPQFANIATPSEIVVSTAFQLEIGDLSGAIHICMPYATLEPIRDVLYSSVQGDAIEVDRRWVKVLTREIQAAEVTLVAELARADATVEQLLAMKPGDFIELDREPRIRASIGGVPVFECQYGTHNAKYAIRIEECLRNADAGWMGEKNVN
- the fliN gene encoding flagellar motor switch protein FliN codes for the protein MSTDDPSDLPAEGGADDPFAGWAEALEEQKSADATTTVLDAEQGGPLTGEAVRPSAAAGDPAVHDINMVLDIPVQLSVELGRTKVPIKYILQLAQGSVVELDALAGEPMDVLVNGYLIAQGEVVVVNDKFGIRLTDVVTPSERLRRVSRG